From Buchnera aphidicola (Aphis helianthi), the proteins below share one genomic window:
- the tusB gene encoding sulfurtransferase complex subunit TusB, protein MLHTLIQSPYKTNMSLLTSMLRKKDDFLALQDGVLIALTNSVFLDVIIFSSANLYVIKEDVYARGIINNISTNFILISYIHFVSLTLKNKTQMTW, encoded by the coding sequence ATGTTACATACTTTAATACAATCTCCTTATAAAACTAATATGTCTCTTCTTACCAGCATGCTAAGAAAAAAAGATGATTTTTTAGCTTTACAAGATGGTGTTTTAATTGCTTTGACTAATAGTGTTTTTTTAGATGTTATTATTTTTTCATCAGCAAACTTATATGTAATAAAAGAAGACGTTTATGCTCGAGGCATTATAAATAATATATCTACTAATTTTATATTAATTAGTTATATTCATTTCGTTTCATTAACACTTAAAAATA
- the tusC gene encoding sulfurtransferase complex subunit TusC: protein MKKIAFVFSSCPHGTTFGKEGLDAVLGTSAILKKISLFFIGDGVFQLFKTHKSEKILTRNYTSLFSILSLYDIKNFYCCKLSLFERGLNFNTKFVLQVNILNSYFLRLKLDDHDVIINF, encoded by the coding sequence ATGAAAAAAATTGCTTTTGTTTTTTCTAGTTGCCCACATGGCACAACTTTCGGAAAAGAAGGATTAGATGCTGTTTTAGGAACTTCTGCTATTTTAAAAAAAATTAGTTTATTTTTTATTGGAGATGGTGTTTTTCAATTATTTAAAACTCATAAATCAGAAAAAATTTTAACTCGCAATTATACTTCGTTGTTTTCTATATTATCTTTATATGATATTAAAAATTTTTATTGTTGTAAACTATCTTTATTTGAAAGAGGTTTAAACTTTAATACTAAATTTGTATTACAAGTAAATATATTAAATTCATATTTTTTACGTTTAAAATTAGATGATCATGATGTAATTATTAATTTTTAA
- the tusD gene encoding sulfurtransferase complex subunit TusD: protein MNYTVLVTGAAYGTQNASTAFLFCKSLIKMNHILNSVFFYCDGVLNANIINEAPVDEFNLIQGWQKLHQRHHVPLHVCTSAALRRGVVEDNTISRFKQGNLASFFQFSGLLELGNAINISDRLIQF from the coding sequence ATGAATTATACAGTTTTAGTTACAGGTGCTGCTTATGGAACACAAAATGCAAGTACAGCTTTTTTATTCTGTAAATCATTAATAAAAATGAATCATATATTAAATAGTGTTTTTTTTTATTGTGATGGTGTTCTTAATGCTAATATTATCAATGAAGCGCCTGTTGATGAATTTAATTTAATTCAAGGTTGGCAAAAATTGCACCAAAGACATCATGTTCCATTACATGTATGTACAAGCGCTGCTTTAAGAAGAGGTGTAGTAGAAGATAATACTATATCTAGATTTAAACAAGGAAATTTAGCATCTTTTTTTCAATTCAGCGGATTATTAGAATTAGGTAATGCTATAAACATTTCGGATCGTTTAATACAATTTTAA
- the fkpA gene encoding FKBP-type peptidyl-prolyl cis-trans isomerase — MIFFRIKRIMLLFLLFYMPILYAETQPTLPMQSDSKNKKIFKSETEKIGYALGVSLGNYVNQSFEKQKKLGIKLDKYSLLLGIQDAISNNLQLSNQEISEILEKLEKKLKNATKIQIKKDEKENLIQGQLYMKEFSKIKGVRQTESGLMYLIEKPGKGEKITENTEITVHYKGSLINGIEFDNSYIRGKPVTFMLKDVILGWQEGLKYIKKNGKIKLVIPPSLGYGNTGLNGIPGNSTLIFDIELVDVKND; from the coding sequence ATGATTTTTTTCCGAATAAAAAGAATTATGTTGTTATTTTTATTATTTTATATGCCCATTTTATATGCAGAAACGCAGCCCACTCTTCCAATGCAATCAGATTCAAAAAATAAAAAAATTTTTAAAAGTGAAACTGAAAAAATAGGGTATGCACTAGGAGTATCTTTAGGTAATTATGTTAATCAATCTTTTGAAAAACAAAAAAAATTAGGAATTAAATTAGATAAATATAGTCTTTTATTAGGTATACAAGATGCAATTTCAAATAATTTACAGCTATCTAATCAAGAAATTTCTGAAATTCTTGAAAAATTAGAAAAAAAACTTAAAAATGCAACTAAAATTCAAATTAAAAAAGATGAAAAAGAAAATTTGATTCAAGGACAATTGTATATGAAAGAATTTTCTAAAATTAAAGGTGTACGTCAAACTGAAAGTGGTCTAATGTATCTTATAGAAAAACCAGGCAAAGGTGAAAAAATTACAGAAAATACAGAAATCACTGTACACTATAAGGGATCTTTAATTAATGGAATAGAATTTGATAATTCATACATTAGAGGAAAACCTGTCACATTTATGTTAAAAGATGTAATATTAGGATGGCAAGAAGGATTAAAATATATCAAAAAAAATGGAAAAATTAAATTAGTTATACCTCCTTCATTAGGATATGGAAATACCGGATTAAATGGAATTCCAGGAAATTCTACCTTAATTTTTGATATAGAATTAGTTGATGTAAAAAACGATTAA
- a CDS encoding aspartate aminotransferase family protein yields MILKNTLVTRNSFNNLILPFYNPSYFIPVKGQGSRVWDQKGKEYIDFSGGIAVTSLGHCHPILNQVLNYQSKKIWHTSNIFTNEPALRLAEKLVLSSFASYVFFANSGAEANEAAFKLSRYYATKKYHLKKNKIISFYNSFHGRTFFTVSVGGQSKYSDFFGPKPLGIQHAEFNKIETVRNIIDQNTCAIVLELIQGEGGIVPASKSFVKELRILCDKYNALLIFDEVQTGIGRTGKLFAYEHYEVKPDILTIAKSLGGGFPISAMLTTTKIKSVITPGIHGTTYGGNPLACAVAEATIDIINTKDVLSGIKKKLKRIIFELNIINKRFQLFTEIRGMGLLIGIVVESKFIKKINDILHASFLEGVIFLTAGNNVIRMAPSLIITESDIVEGMNRFYCALKKTL; encoded by the coding sequence ATGATATTAAAAAATACATTGGTTACAAGAAATAGTTTTAATAATTTAATTTTACCTTTTTATAATCCTTCTTATTTTATCCCAGTAAAAGGTCAAGGTAGTCGTGTTTGGGATCAAAAAGGAAAAGAATATATTGATTTTTCTGGTGGAATTGCAGTTACATCATTAGGTCACTGTCATCCTATATTAAATCAAGTTTTAAATTATCAAAGTAAAAAAATATGGCATACTAGTAATATTTTTACAAATGAACCGGCCTTAAGATTAGCTGAAAAATTAGTTTTATCAAGTTTTGCGTCTTATGTTTTTTTTGCGAATTCAGGAGCTGAAGCAAACGAAGCAGCATTTAAATTATCACGTTATTATGCTACTAAAAAGTATCATTTAAAAAAAAATAAAATTATTTCTTTTTATAATTCATTTCATGGTAGAACATTTTTTACAGTATCTGTTGGTGGACAATCAAAATATTCTGATTTTTTTGGACCTAAACCCTTAGGAATTCAACATGCTGAATTTAATAAAATTGAAACTGTAAGAAATATAATTGATCAAAATACTTGTGCAATAGTTCTAGAATTAATTCAAGGTGAGGGTGGAATTGTTCCAGCTTCAAAATCTTTTGTGAAAGAGCTTCGGATATTATGTGATAAATATAATGCATTATTAATTTTCGATGAAGTTCAAACAGGTATAGGTAGAACTGGGAAATTATTTGCATACGAACATTATGAAGTAAAACCTGATATCTTAACAATTGCTAAATCTTTAGGCGGCGGTTTTCCAATTAGCGCGATGTTAACAACGACTAAGATTAAATCTGTAATTACACCTGGCATTCATGGAACAACATATGGAGGTAATCCTCTAGCTTGCGCTGTTGCTGAAGCAACAATTGATATTATTAATACAAAAGATGTTTTATCTGGTATTAAAAAAAAATTGAAAAGAATTATATTCGAATTAAATATTATTAATAAACGTTTTCAATTATTTACAGAAATACGAGGAATGGGTTTACTTATTGGTATTGTAGTAGAATCAAAATTTATTAAAAAAATTAATGATATTTTACATGCTTCGTTTTTAGAAGGAGTAATTTTTTTAACTGCAGGAAATAATGTAATTAGAATGGCTCCTTCATTAATTATTACTGAATCTGACATTGTTGAAGGTATGAATCGTTTTTATTGTGCTTTAAAAAAAACTTTATAA
- the tsgA gene encoding MFS transporter TsgA, producing the protein MKNINQIGLTWISFFSYAFTGALIVVTGMIMGDIANYFNLSISQMSNIFTCLNAGILISILLNSWLINIISLKKQLIYGFILSIISILGIIFSKNILLFSINIFILGLVSGITMSIGTFIITTLYSGSKRGSQLLLTDSFFSMSGMIFPIITAYLLESKFLWYWIYVCIGIIYLIIFILSINLDFPESIDTLNHTTEVKKWNFNIILLSISALLYILGQLSFISWVPQYATEIINIDIKKTGNLVSEFWMAYMIGMWCFSFIIKFFNLKSVFIFLTGISSILMYVYIHNSNYLIMKYIIISLGFFSSAIYTIIITLASLQTKKPSAKLINIILFFGTIGTLLTFIVTSPIVEKKGLYATLICSNILYGIVFFLSLVILINSKNKIYSKK; encoded by the coding sequence GTGAAAAACATTAACCAAATAGGACTTACATGGATTAGTTTTTTTTCATACGCTTTCACAGGTGCATTAATAGTTGTTACTGGAATGATAATGGGAGATATTGCTAATTATTTTAATTTATCTATATCTCAAATGAGTAATATTTTTACTTGTTTAAATGCAGGTATATTAATATCAATTTTATTGAATTCTTGGCTTATTAATATTATTTCATTAAAAAAACAATTAATATACGGATTCATACTTTCAATAATTTCTATTTTAGGAATAATTTTTTCTAAAAATATACTATTATTTTCTATTAATATTTTTATACTAGGATTAGTAAGTGGAATTACTATGTCAATTGGTACTTTTATTATTACTACATTATATTCTGGATCTAAAAGAGGATCACAACTATTACTAACTGATTCTTTTTTTAGTATGTCTGGAATGATATTTCCTATTATTACAGCATATTTATTAGAAAGTAAATTTTTATGGTATTGGATATATGTATGCATAGGTATTATTTATCTAATAATTTTTATTTTATCAATTAACTTAGACTTTCCAGAATCAATAGATACATTAAATCATACAACTGAAGTTAAAAAATGGAATTTTAATATAATTTTATTATCTATATCTGCATTGCTATATATTTTAGGCCAGTTAAGTTTTATTTCTTGGGTACCTCAATACGCAACAGAAATAATAAATATTGACATAAAAAAAACAGGAAATTTAGTAAGCGAGTTTTGGATGGCATATATGATTGGTATGTGGTGTTTTAGTTTTATAATAAAATTTTTTAATTTAAAAAGTGTATTTATTTTTTTAACTGGAATTTCTTCAATACTTATGTACGTCTATATACATAATTCTAATTATTTAATCATGAAATATATTATTATTAGTTTAGGATTTTTTTCGAGTGCTATCTATACAATAATTATAACTTTAGCTTCTTTGCAAACTAAAAAACCATCTGCAAAATTAATAAATATAATTCTATTTTTTGGAACTATTGGAACATTGTTAACATTTATCGTTACTAGTCCTATCGTAGAAAAAAAAGGACTTTATGCAACTTTAATATGCTCTAATATACTATATGGAATAGTATTTTTTCTATCTTTAGTTATTTTAATAAACAGTAAAAATAAAATCTATTCTAAAAAATGA
- the rpe gene encoding ribulose-phosphate 3-epimerase encodes MKKFLLAPSILSADFSRLGKDVKKVVDAGSDWIHFDVMDNHYVPNLTMGPMILKSLRNYNINVPIDVHLMTKPVDNLIPQFAQAGANFITFHPESTDHIDRTLSLIKDHGCKAGLAFNPSTSLNFLDYIIDKLDLILLMAVNPGFGNQSFLPSTFHKLREVRKLIDLNSLDIFLEVDGGVKLENISEIAFSGANVFVIGSGIFDYSDYHKIIKSIRQELKFSYFKSIH; translated from the coding sequence ATGAAAAAATTTTTATTAGCTCCATCAATTTTATCTGCTGATTTTTCACGTTTAGGAAAAGATGTGAAAAAAGTAGTTGATGCAGGTAGTGATTGGATTCATTTTGATGTTATGGATAATCATTATGTTCCTAATTTGACAATGGGTCCTATGATTTTAAAATCACTTAGAAATTATAATATTAATGTTCCTATTGATGTTCATTTAATGACAAAACCTGTAGATAATTTAATTCCTCAATTTGCTCAAGCAGGCGCTAATTTTATTACGTTTCATCCAGAGTCAACTGATCATATTGATCGCACATTAAGTTTAATTAAAGATCATGGATGTAAAGCTGGTTTAGCATTTAATCCATCTACTTCTCTTAATTTTTTAGATTATATAATAGACAAATTAGATTTAATTTTATTAATGGCAGTAAATCCTGGGTTTGGAAATCAATCATTTTTACCGTCTACATTTCATAAATTGCGTGAAGTTCGCAAACTAATTGATTTAAATTCATTAGATATTTTTTTAGAAGTAGATGGAGGAGTAAAGTTAGAAAATATTTCTGAAATAGCTTTTTCTGGAGCAAATGTTTTTGTAATTGGTTCTGGAATTTTTGATTATTCCGACTATCATAAAATTATTAAAAGTATTCGTCAAGAATTAAAATTTTCTTATTTTAAGTCAATTCATTAA